A window of the Scandinavium goeteborgense genome harbors these coding sequences:
- a CDS encoding DUF1348 family protein, producing MSEPRPPLPPFTLESAIHKVRSAEDGWNSRNPDKVALAYTPDSSWRNRSEFIDGRDAIVTFLDNKWRKEQEYRLIKELWAYTDNRIAVRFAYEWHDENGKWFRSYGNENWEFDDNGLMNKRFACINDLPIAEEDRLFHWPQGQRPDDHPGLSALGL from the coding sequence ATGAGTGAACCACGCCCCCCGCTACCCCCGTTTACCCTGGAAAGCGCCATCCACAAGGTGCGGTCTGCCGAAGATGGCTGGAACAGCCGCAACCCGGATAAAGTCGCGCTGGCCTACACCCCTGATAGCAGCTGGCGTAACCGCAGCGAGTTTATCGACGGGCGCGATGCCATCGTCACCTTCCTCGACAACAAGTGGCGCAAAGAGCAGGAATATCGGCTGATCAAAGAGCTTTGGGCCTATACCGACAATCGCATCGCCGTGCGTTTCGCCTACGAATGGCACGACGAGAACGGCAAATGGTTCCGATCCTACGGTAATGAAAACTGGGAATTCGACGACAACGGCCTGATGAACAAGCGTTTCGCCTGCATCAACGACCTGCCGATTGCCGAAGAAGACCGCCTGTTTCACTGGCCTCAGGGCCAACGTCCGGATGATCATCCGGGCCTTAGCGCATTGGGCCTGTAA